ttgaagtttgaaatcacttttcccctatatttttcgtcctttcaatgcttttgaaaattatgaattttcaattttttgtatttttttctggtttctctcctagccaaaagtatattcttcaaactaaaaaaagtttcagtcgaatcggataataacttttggagatacaggtcccaccgttttgagaacactgtttcgagaaaaacgcgtttaaagttttacgcgagtgccgagtggccgggtgttacccatgcatttgccgctactcaaatgcctataacttcgggaattttacgaatttcaagaaatccttttaaacacgcattcctaaaaggttgaacattcgaaaaatgaaataaaaaaaaaatcgacttttagaccggaacctccccttaaaagtAGGCACCTCTGCAGCGCGCGGGCACGAACACATTCGAGGTTCTAGACAGAGCGCTTTGAAGTTTAATGGGAATGTCTTACTTGTCGAAGAATTTGATTACGGGGTCCGCGGCGATATCGTCCATATTCACTTTGCTGCCGTACACCTTGACAGCGGGGTGCCGTTTCATCATCAGCCAACCGATGTGGGAGAAAAAGAAGCCTCGCCTCGCGTCGTGAGGGTCCGCGGACGTCTCCGTGTATCTGTGATGGGTTCTGTGGTCCCGTATCCACTTGTAGAAATGCGTCTGACGGAACCAGGGACACCGATCGAATCAGCACTCTAAATTACTTGCCGCGAGCAGAGGTGCGAATAGAGAGAATCGTAGGCGCGAACCCACCTGGCCAGCCATGCAGTACAAACAAGCTAGGAAGATCCGCAGAGGGACTTTGGCGGAGTAACTTCTATGCGCCCACAGTCGATGTGCTCCTGATGTTATGCCCAGACCACCAACAAATCCGTACACCAAGCCTTGAAGAAAGTAAAGTTAATACTAAACGCACCGCGGCTGGTCGAATGACCGGTTTGTAAAATTCggttgaaaattctgcattaatttttgtttctttcgttCATTTGACTTTATCACAATTCTTATAGGTAGCATCCGTTTAATCAACTTCTCTTTTTTTATCCTTCCTTCTGTTTCATTTTTCGGTGAGAAACATCATCGACATTTTCAAAGCCTCAGAGATGACATCGAAGTGAAGAAATCTTATAATGCTCAGTATTTAGTTTTATATGTTATttctactgttttattttatttccgaGTTTTATCCCCAAATATGACAAGTGTAAATGAAGTGTTCGGGAATCAATCAGTTATCGGCTAAATtctgaacatgaaatagaaatatttattattttctatttttgtattaaaaataaaaatgaaaatatatcatttttttattactatctCAAAGTTCTTTTGTGCATTGTTTCCCGTGTTAAATTGACATTACCTGTGTCCAATTTGCAAAATATATGACCCTTATTTCCTAatcggtcatttgaccggttgcgataggaataggtatacgtatatatgtataaactGCCGGGTCGTTTAGCGTTAAGGGTACATTCTCGTGTAATccattcaaaaatttaattaattttaataatcttaaaatatgtataaatcaataGCAAAAAGATTTTACCTTATCTGTTagctttcgttaaaaaaaatcctaaattttttaagggattacacGATAATGTATCTACCTAATATGCTAAGAAACAGTTTCTGTACTTTATACgaacatatgtacatattttctGCTATTAAAACATCCGGGGATACAGGAATATTTCAGTGGAACCTTTACTTGATTTTCGATgccattaataaattattttttcaatcgaAAGTACTCGAATGCTGTTAGAGATTCAATAAGCTTACTaatataacactgtccaacagccacttCGAtcttaacattcaatagccgtttcttatagacttttgtgcggtgaaaaatcaacaaaaaccGTATCGCCACCACCCTCAATTATCGGAAAATTCGACCTtgaaaaaatatgcaaattttcaacactgaacatcttttgtgtccaAGCGGTAATAGTTTTTCGGTTgtttgttccgtcaaattattttatgatccctcgcgaacacaacgatataaggtattattgtattaaaaacatttaaatataattaaccAACGATCAGATGGAAAAAGACACCCGAAattcaccaatttttgcagaaatctttctatatatttcaaaaactaagggtctagaaaAAAATCTAACCACTCCGCGCGATGCAGCTGACATTTTCCTCCGGAAGCcatcagcagaagtggtaaaGCACCTTTTATTTACAATACCGAAACGAAACTGTTTGGCACGGTTGCAAAcacgcggcgccgacagtgtggtagtcaatggcgcgtgggccgctcagcgtcacagaagCGCGTAACGAGTAACTATTACGGCTATTGAATATTACAGAGCaggaaaaaagttcaattttgttgggcaGCGTAATCAGAGATTCGAATGAATACTGGCTTGAAATGAAAATGAACGGCTTATTCGATGACCTGGGGTAAGGGAAACACGGTGACTGGTGGGAATCGTGGCAATATATGAGATACTTCATAAAAGTTCTGGAAATCAGTAAACGTTCTAAACGAAACAGGGCTGTCACTCAGTGTACAACTCACTCCAGATCCACGTCCAGAACTTGGCATCCCGATAACCGCTCGCGAAACCGTGTATAGCCAGGAAATGAAGCACAGCGATACCAATCACATTCCGCCAGATTATCGGTTGCTTCGCCTGGATTTGTTCTTTCCTAATCTGAATTGGTTCCACATCCTCCTCCGTATTTTCGCTGGCCTCCCTCTTGTCCTCGAACTGCGTCACCGTGGAACTGTACATTTCCTGACCGCTCGGTTTCCACTCCTAATTCGAAAATCGTACATTATCAATCATCACCTACAATCAAACCCTCTGCCAGATTACTAGAGTAATCAACTGCACGATCGAGTTTCGTAAAATGAATGTCATTCGCCACGAATGTAGCGTCAATTTTTCGGGGATTAAGCGTTGTCAGTATCTAGCACATTCGAAGGCAAAGTTTCCCTCGAGATTCATTTCCATTTAATGGCCCTCGATGATAAGCGATGACGTCCGAATGCTGCGTGAACACGATAAAACTAATGCATTCCACGCTGCAATTAACAGCACCTCTGCCCTTTCCGCGCAATTCCCTCGGCGCGCGCTGTCGCGGATACCGCGGGCAACAGAATGGAACACGCGCGAACAGCGTGGAACGATCTTGCTCGGCGTTCGTGATTAAAATGTAGCTGCCTGTACTCGCTGGCTGGCGATACCTCCTCATTTCTGACACCCTTTATTGCCCGCCCGCGCGGTCGTTTCTTCCGATCGTCGAGCGATTCCACGGCGCGAGATTCATCGCGACGGCTCGATTCACCCTTAAAACTTAATCGAGCAGATCCCCGCGCCAGTCGAACGGAACGAGGCGTTCGGTAATTCTTGCGCGAACCTCGTGACAAGCTTCGAGCTCCATTAAAAGTTCCCACGCTGCTACGATGTAGGAACACACTCGGGTTTTAACTAACAATCAGtaggaaactttattttaaatatgaaaCACGCTTTTACACTTCGGTGGAGGAGACGCGAGATGGGTTCGCGAGGAACAGAATTATGATGCGGTAATGCAGAAAGTTGGAATCTAAGTGTTCTGAAGGATTCTTGTTTCTTTTTAGCATTCCTCGATTTCTCCTGCTTTACTAGGACACTGTGCGTTCTAGTTGACGTTACCCTGGAAGGTAATGGTGTACGGAATCTTGAAGTTAAATTTTCGAAAGTCAAATTTGCAATTACTCCGCGCTTAGGAAGCAGAaagaagggtggtctttggaaattttttactcaaaagctatgacacatttctgaaaaaatcttttttccttttaaggattgcatctagtaccgtgcatcgtaatttttttatttaaaaatattcagcaataactgagttattgtccatcactcgaaggttctctaaaaataaaggcttctgcggtgaccactgctgctcgaaagtcgatcatctaaaataaaaaattcaaaagaatttagttattgtattatattatctagtacttgaacgaaggatttttcgaaatattgatttgggaaaaaatggctaatgtttaaagtaaaagtttcaatttttatcataaatcgtgcctgattttcgtcaattaaaagaaaactaagcatcggataaaagaatctttcgttcaaatactagataatataatacaataagtaaattcttttgaattttttattttagatgatcgactttcgagcagcagtagtCACGGCGGAAGCCTTtccttttagagaaccttcgagtgatggacaataacttcgttattgctaaatatttttaaataaaaaaaattacgatgcacggtacgagatgcaatgcttaaaaggaaacaagattttttgagaaatgtgttatagcttttgagtaaaaaatttccaaagaccactcttttttcggcctcctgaccgagcatgaccccttaccTTAATAGTggaatctaacaagggaacatcccaaacccggaaattcgaaaaattctgaaactttgtgaatatatagagaatttcctcctgattacaacggaatttttgtttgctgccaaaatttactctaaggggtgtaattgaccgctgaaaatccggttatctaccgattttatgttataactcgtggactgtaaaatatttgtttcaccaaatgatagatctaattaaaagaagtaacttttgtcttgaaactttttttctatctcgtacacttcgcgagttataacacaaaattgaaaaatagccgaattttcaggggttaatttcacccccttcgagtgaatttgggcagccaaaaaaaattgcgttgtaatcaggaggaagtccccacatattcacaaagtttcagaatttttttaatattcggtttcggaatcttcccttgtaagtgtccTGTCGGGTTCATGGCGGCCTGGTTTATATGCCAAAACGGTGGATGCCTGTGCACTAGGAATTCCTAGACGTAATAGTTCCCTGTGCATAGGAAGTTTCTAAAAATGTTGCAGCTGGCTAATCTGGatgtacttatttttaatattgtcgTAATTGAGGGCCTTGCAGCAGAGACgggcaaacaattattttaaataaaaatttgtgtacgaactttttatttaaattaatttgttgCCCATCTCTACCTTGCAGCaagggggtgcagctccatctttaccaacttggagtaaattagaaagaaGTTTATAAAATTAGCGctctgacttaacattaaaaagagaacactaattgaaaaatatatttttttacacaataAGTAGGTAGTAATTATTAACTTGGAAAGTTTTTACTTCTATCTTTGAcgaagaaaatattaatattaatattcctatttactaatttgcaataagtcgctcatttgttatcggatttgcatcaaacctgCATCAGAGGGTGTGCAATTTTTTACCTCGTAACTCGAAAACTGTCAGAAGTGGAGCTAcgcccctcttgctgcaaggtcctcgattcTCCTGCGTCGCCCCTCAGATAAGCTTATTGTTATCCAAAGTGGAAGCAGttggggttttttttttaacatttttcggGGCAACGCCAGCGAAAGCGACACACCCTTGTTGACACAAGCAAGGATCCTGTCCATAGATAGCGGTGGGCTTCCTAACGACGCATTCTAGATCgactcgagagagagagagagatactgAAAAGAGGCTGCTCCCCGTGTCTTCTGAAATCGATTCCCGGCAGTACCGGTCCtggaaagaaattttattaacTGCCCCAGCCGCCGAAACGCGACCGGAATATGCCCCAACAGATGTCCGACTTTGCATTAATAATTCAATATAACCGATGACAGAAATGCGAGCGTGTGCCCGCTGCATCTGATCAGAGCATAAAACTCGGCTGCATGCATCGACATCTGCGACCTGCGGATACGCCGTGCAGCACGGGTGGGTATTCTTTGACATATAGAAAACTTCCTATTTCCTTAACCGATACGTCTGCAATAGTTTGGCCTCGGACGGATTGCGATTCGACGGCGAGGAGGGGGCTGTTCCAGAAATCGATATTCGAGGCGACTTCGGTCACGTATAAACTATTATTCACGAAATGAAAGGACTGCGACGTGGAATTTAATGAGTCTCAAATAAATTCTACAGAAGTAATGCCTTCTTCTTTGttgttccttccttccttcgttAGAAATTCCGCGATACCCAAGTACTTACCTACGGCATAATGTCTGCTACAACTGCGAAATCCTCGTGTAATCCATCTTACGCTCTATCGACTTTTATTGCATCTGTCTTCGGCGCGTTAAGATTCCAGCGGTCGAAAGTGGTAATTACGAGTCCCTCACCCTACGCGGCTTGGCATATTGAGATATTGGAAAATATCGAGCCGCTACAGCGGGTTTCCCATATCCGACGCGAACCCCGCGTAGCCAGAAGTTAATTTTGCGTGACGCTAGTATTTCAAGTTGCCGTTGCAACAGGCTGCATCCTGCCACTGATCGCTTTTCTCATTAATCGGTCGCACGAGGCCCCTCcgcgcgtgtgcgcgcgagCATCTTTCGAAACCGGCGAGCTGTGATTTACGGTTCAGCAGATTTACCgtgcaccaaaccgagcccgtcgAGCTGTCGCTCGTGAAATCTCGTCTTTCGACAGCAATTTCCTTCTCGTTGTCTATGCAGGATCATAAAAGTCCGCGGTGAGGAGCACGCCTGATGGACCGTCGAACGACGAGCCGCAGTATCGACTGCAAGTTCGTCGCTATTTCCAGGCACGTTTACCAAACTTGCCATTCATTTCTATAGTGTTCGCGCGACGCAGCGAGCGAGACTCTAGGCTGTAGATTCGTTGAACGAAGGATACCATTagggggtcgtgctcagtcaggaggccgaaaaaagggtggtctttggaaattttttacccaaaagctataacgcatttctcaaaaaatcttttttcctttcgagcattgcatctagtaccgtgcatcgtaattttttcgtttaaaaatatttatcaataactatgttattgtccatcactcgaaggttctctaaaaataaaggcttctgcggtgaccactgctgctcgaaagtcgatcaactgaaataaaaaattcaaaagaatttacttattatattatattatctagtatttgaacgaaggattttttatccgattagttttcttttaattgacgaaaatcaggcatgatttgtgataaaaattaaaacttttactttaaacatcagccattttttcccaagtcaatatttcgaaaaatccttcgttcaagtactagataatataatataataagtaaattcttttgaatcttttattttagatgatcgactttcgagcagcagtggtcaccgcagaagcctttatttttagagaaccttcgagttatggacaataacttagttattgctaaatatttttaaatgaaaaaattacgatgcacggtactagatgcaatccttaaaaggaaaaaagattttttcagaaatgtgttatagcttttgagtaaaaaatgtccaaagaccaccctttttcggcctcctgactgagcatgacctctTAATACATACCGAGGTAACAGAAACAATTAAATACTCGAGGAAGTGCCCGTGGACACTATATTCCTCGggtaaatgatttatttatagAGCGATAGATTTTAGCTTCCCTTTACACACGTATTTCTTGCTTCGGGTGTTATTAATTCTCCAAATGAAATTCATATTCGGTGATGGCTATCAGCTGCTAACTCGTTTGCGCCGAAATCTAAAAGTTTCACGGATAATTCATTTAGAAAGTCGAAACGCATGGTGACACAACGACCGTGCCGAAATCCACTAATGAACTGCTTTTTGTTTCGGTTTTCAACCGGCACCGTTTTGTGTCACGCAACTACTCGATTTCGCAAACGTGCTCGAGTTCAGGCGACTATTGGCGGGCGTTAAATCCGCGCGCACGATTGcgctaagggtacgtttatgttggaacTGAGATGGAAACAGAGCGTCGATCAGACGGCGATAAAAGCTGTtcaaaaatatcttttatttaagGTTTCGCAAAGATGGACCATTTGAGGTTGATCtctgaaaattggaggaatgaatctctatgcaatagtaaaatctcctgcaaaattttagaaaaattcattcggtagtttttaagttacttaactttcaatttaacatgtattcttatgaGAAAAcgcaataaggtgaatgtcccaatttctgctcatttgagAGATAACTTGTCATAAAgacggtgtaaaaaatttgtttgcgatgaaaatttgcagagtaattgattaattctttaataataaatcaaccaattccaaaacga
The nucleotide sequence above comes from Andrena cerasifolii isolate SP2316 chromosome 2, iyAndCera1_principal, whole genome shotgun sequence. Encoded proteins:
- the LOC143378815 gene encoding acyl-CoA Delta-9 desaturase isoform X1, yielding MYGRAEWKPSGQEMYSSTVTQFEDKREASENTEEDVEPIQIRKEQIQAKQPIIWRNVIGIAVLHFLAIHGFASGYRDAKFWTWIWSLVYGFVGGLGITSGAHRLWAHRSYSAKVPLRIFLACLYCMAGQTHFYKWIRDHRTHHRYTETSADPHDARRGFFFSHIGWLMMKRHPAVKVYGSKVNMDDIAADPVIKFFDKYYEIIMLSMCFVLPTLVPVYVWGETWYISIHAGIIRYVWSLHATFIVNSFAHMWGNRPYNRRVKPTENAAVSLFTLGEGWHNYHHSFPWDYKAAELGAYSLNGTTAFIELMARLGLAYNLKTPRKELVDRTILKKGDGSDSLWGHRRH
- the LOC143378815 gene encoding acyl-CoA Delta-9 desaturase isoform X2; translation: MYSSTVTQFEDKREASENTEEDVEPIQIRKEQIQAKQPIIWRNVIGIAVLHFLAIHGFASGYRDAKFWTWIWSLVYGFVGGLGITSGAHRLWAHRSYSAKVPLRIFLACLYCMAGQTHFYKWIRDHRTHHRYTETSADPHDARRGFFFSHIGWLMMKRHPAVKVYGSKVNMDDIAADPVIKFFDKYYEIIMLSMCFVLPTLVPVYVWGETWYISIHAGIIRYVWSLHATFIVNSFAHMWGNRPYNRRVKPTENAAVSLFTLGEGWHNYHHSFPWDYKAAELGAYSLNGTTAFIELMARLGLAYNLKTPRKELVDRTILKKGDGSDSLWGHRRH